A window from Opitutia bacterium ISCC 52 encodes these proteins:
- the lpdA gene encoding dihydrolipoyl dehydrogenase yields MSADNFDVVVIGSGPGGYVAAIRASQLGLKTALIEKGNPGGTCLNVGCIPSKALLHSTEMLHFTKDKAANHGIQVDGVSVDLSQLMKRKDTVVNTLKGGVEMLVIKKGGTIFKGLGVIQSPNTVLVKQEDGETTLQTKHIIIATGSTPIELPFLPYDSEKIVSSDQAIAFDSIPEKLAVIGASAIGLELGSVWARLGSEVTIVEYLPKIAPGFDDDLRKLSERVFKRQGLKFLTATKVTSADTSEDKVVLKAQRKGKEVSIEADKVLVAVGRKPNTLNTGVEEAGVKTDEKGRIEIDHHFQSNIPGIYAIGDVVAGPMLAHKAEEEGVAVAEIIAGKAGHVNYDVIPGVIYTDPEIASVGITEQQAQESGIEVNTGKFNLSANGRAIASDVTEGMVKVIADAKSDKLLGVQILAHNASELIAAAVTHMEYGGSAEDLARTIHAHPTLSESLKEAALSADGRGIHSI; encoded by the coding sequence ATGAGCGCAGACAATTTTGATGTCGTAGTCATTGGGTCAGGCCCTGGCGGTTATGTCGCAGCCATAAGAGCGTCTCAATTAGGCTTGAAAACGGCCTTGATTGAAAAAGGAAATCCAGGAGGCACTTGCCTGAATGTCGGCTGCATTCCAAGCAAGGCGTTACTGCACTCAACCGAGATGCTTCATTTCACAAAAGACAAAGCCGCCAATCATGGGATTCAAGTGGACGGTGTTTCTGTGGATCTGAGCCAGCTCATGAAACGCAAAGACACCGTGGTGAATACGCTCAAGGGTGGCGTAGAAATGCTCGTCATTAAAAAGGGAGGCACGATCTTTAAAGGATTGGGTGTTATCCAATCTCCTAATACCGTATTGGTAAAACAGGAGGACGGTGAAACAACGCTTCAGACAAAGCACATAATTATAGCAACCGGCTCGACGCCGATCGAGCTCCCCTTCCTCCCATACGATAGTGAAAAAATCGTTTCGAGTGATCAGGCGATCGCGTTTGATTCAATTCCAGAAAAATTGGCGGTGATTGGTGCGAGTGCCATCGGGCTCGAACTGGGCTCGGTATGGGCACGCCTCGGATCTGAAGTGACCATCGTTGAATACTTGCCAAAAATTGCTCCTGGATTTGACGACGACCTACGCAAACTCTCTGAACGCGTATTTAAACGACAAGGACTTAAATTTCTTACCGCCACAAAAGTAACGAGCGCAGATACCTCCGAGGACAAAGTCGTTCTAAAAGCCCAGAGAAAAGGAAAAGAAGTCAGCATTGAAGCAGACAAAGTCCTCGTAGCGGTAGGCAGAAAACCCAACACCCTGAACACTGGCGTTGAAGAAGCTGGAGTGAAGACGGATGAAAAGGGACGCATTGAAATCGATCATCACTTTCAATCCAACATACCGGGTATCTATGCAATTGGGGACGTCGTTGCCGGCCCCATGCTCGCACACAAGGCAGAAGAAGAAGGCGTCGCAGTTGCCGAAATCATCGCTGGCAAAGCGGGTCACGTTAATTACGACGTGATTCCTGGAGTCATCTACACTGACCCGGAAATCGCTTCGGTTGGCATAACAGAGCAACAAGCACAGGAATCCGGAATTGAAGTGAATACCGGCAAGTTCAATTTATCTGCCAATGGACGTGCCATAGCATCGGACGTAACAGAAGGCATGGTAAAAGTCATTGCCGATGCAAAAAGCGATAAGCTTCTTGGCGTGCAGATTCTCGCCCACAACGCATCTGAGCTCATTGCAGCCGCAGTGACGCACATGGAATATGGGGGAAGCGCGGAGGATTTAGCTCGAACCATTCATGCTCACCCTACGCTATCGGAATCACTCAAAGAAGCAGCCCTCTCAGCCGATGGGCGGGGAATTCATAGCATTTAA
- the folD gene encoding bifunctional methylenetetrahydrofolate dehydrogenase/methenyltetrahydrofolate cyclohydrolase FolD: MKLIDGKQIAATILEEIAEEVAQLGEEKPAVTFIRVGEDPASVSYVRNKERAAAKTGIRSELKVFPESITQDELLAEVEALNNDASVHGILVQAPLPKHIDEGTIFRAVLPEKDVDGFHTVNIGKLCQEDPTGSVACTPAGIIELLRRSDIPAEGKHVVVLGRSLIVGKPAALLFLQKGAFGNATVTVCHSRTQDIASVIKQADIVVAAIGRAHFVTADMLKPGAVVIDVGINRIEDSSRKSGYRLVGDVDFEAASAIVSAITPVPGGVGPMTVAMLMQNTLSAFKTLHS, encoded by the coding sequence ATGAAGCTGATCGACGGCAAGCAAATCGCCGCCACTATCCTTGAAGAAATAGCTGAAGAAGTCGCCCAACTGGGTGAAGAAAAACCAGCCGTCACGTTTATCCGAGTTGGAGAAGATCCAGCCTCCGTTTCCTATGTCCGAAACAAAGAACGAGCTGCTGCCAAGACCGGCATCCGAAGTGAACTGAAAGTTTTTCCTGAATCTATTACCCAGGATGAACTTCTGGCAGAAGTCGAAGCTCTCAATAACGATGCATCCGTTCATGGGATACTCGTGCAGGCGCCTCTCCCAAAGCATATAGATGAAGGCACCATCTTCAGAGCCGTGCTTCCAGAGAAAGATGTAGATGGATTTCATACGGTGAACATTGGAAAACTTTGCCAGGAAGATCCCACCGGTTCCGTTGCCTGCACTCCAGCAGGGATCATAGAGCTTTTGAGACGTTCGGACATTCCAGCTGAAGGCAAACATGTCGTTGTGCTGGGTCGCAGTTTGATCGTCGGAAAACCCGCCGCCCTGCTCTTCTTGCAGAAAGGTGCTTTTGGCAATGCCACCGTTACGGTGTGCCATTCACGTACTCAGGATATTGCTTCTGTGATAAAGCAAGCAGACATCGTAGTTGCTGCCATCGGCCGTGCTCATTTTGTAACAGCTGATATGCTGAAACCAGGAGCAGTCGTTATTGATGTGGGTATCAACCGAATTGAAGATAGCTCACGCAAAAGTGGATATCGATTGGTTGGAGATGTGGATTTTGAAGCGGCTAGCGCAATTGTGTCCGCTATTACGCCGGTACCTGGCGGAGTTGGACCCATGACAGTTGCTATGCTAATGCAAAACACGTTGAGCGCGTTTAAGACATTGCACTCATAG
- a CDS encoding translation initiation factor, whose amino-acid sequence MGKRKERMSTSGGDSLGQNPFDALSSDGLRSAPEPEPVSSAPTPAVKKKSRGRVDVKREKAGRGGKTVTVVNGMQNIEMREREQLLKKMKSSCGVGGTIKGGNLEVQGDNRDAVKRILEEARFQVVFAGG is encoded by the coding sequence ATGGGCAAAAGAAAAGAACGCATGTCGACCAGTGGAGGTGATTCCTTGGGACAAAATCCCTTCGACGCACTCTCATCAGACGGTCTCCGCTCCGCTCCTGAGCCAGAACCGGTTTCCTCAGCTCCTACTCCAGCAGTGAAAAAGAAGTCACGAGGTCGGGTAGATGTGAAACGGGAGAAGGCCGGTCGAGGTGGCAAAACCGTAACCGTGGTCAACGGCATGCAAAATATTGAAATGCGTGAACGGGAGCAACTACTCAAAAAGATGAAGAGTTCCTGTGGAGTCGGGGGAACTATCAAAGGTGGTAATCTTGAAGTCCAGGGAGACAACCGGGACGCCGTAAAACGTATTTTGGAAGAGGCGAGATTTCAGGTGGTTTTCGCCGGTGGCTGA
- a CDS encoding 2-oxoglutarate dehydrogenase E1 component, whose protein sequence is MKTPTFATQWNAELIEQYYQDWQKDANSVDSHWQAFFEGFELGENRAPSTANTGNNQQGVKQTNVDSLIYAYRSLGHTLANLDPLGRPRDDQPRLDIEHFDLTEADLEDTFQTGHLLKQQTMKLKDIIALLKRIYCGSIGVEYVHIQETEVRRWIQNRIEPSENTPQFDNEKKIRILTKILEAETFEQFLHTRYLGQKRFSLEGAETLIAALDGIIQHAPEAGVEEAVVGMAHRGRLNVLANILRKSYEFVFQEFSENYMPNTAFGDGDVKYHLGFHSMITTNAGPQVELQIAANPSHLEAVDPVVQGKVRARQRIRGDKERRRVLPILIHGDAAFAGQGVVAETLNFSQLQGYRTGGTVHIIVNNQIGFTTLPHDARSSQYATDVAKMIEAPIFHVNGDDPLSVVMITELALEFRQKFQRDVVIDMYCYRKQGHNETDEPAFTQPTLYKEIRNHKSISQILSEQLVEAGTLNRETYQQIEKKFKATLEAAFTSVKSKQEKLEQDPDKEAELNAMKSERKRLKQQGTHYSFDPITTAVDRNLLEKVITKLTTTPDGFNANPKIKRLIAGRKKAFDDNLPIDWAYAESLAFGTLLAEGTPVRLSGQDSRRGTFSQRHSVFYDIQDRDRYIPLKNIDDEQAQFCVYNSTLSEAAILGFDYGYSLDYPKMLCLWEAQFGDFVNGAQVIIDQFISSSETKWQRISGIVMLLPHGYEGQGPEHSSARLERFLQACAENNIQVCNLSTPAQYFHVLRRQMRRDFRKPLVIMAPKSMLRNKDAVSPFSELETGRFHEIMEDDEAPKKPKRIVLCSGKVYWDLYNHRKDNAIDDTVILRVEQLYPLNKERLKELADKHSDASSIVWCQEEPQNMGAWTFIAPRLETLFGKTPAYAGRSSSASTAVGSLALHKYEQSELISQAFSL, encoded by the coding sequence ATGAAAACACCGACCTTTGCGACGCAGTGGAATGCCGAGCTCATAGAACAATATTACCAGGATTGGCAAAAGGATGCCAATTCCGTGGATTCGCATTGGCAGGCCTTCTTTGAAGGGTTCGAGCTGGGTGAAAATCGTGCTCCAAGCACGGCCAACACAGGGAATAACCAGCAGGGGGTCAAACAGACCAATGTCGACAGTTTGATCTACGCGTATCGTTCGCTGGGCCACACTCTGGCCAATTTGGATCCTTTAGGGCGCCCGAGGGATGACCAACCGCGATTGGATATCGAACATTTCGATCTCACCGAAGCAGATTTAGAGGACACATTCCAGACCGGCCACTTGCTCAAACAACAAACGATGAAGCTCAAGGACATCATCGCCCTGCTGAAGCGCATCTATTGCGGATCAATCGGAGTCGAGTATGTTCACATTCAAGAGACAGAAGTTCGCCGCTGGATACAGAATCGGATAGAACCTTCCGAAAATACGCCGCAATTCGATAACGAGAAAAAAATCCGCATCCTTACCAAGATTCTCGAAGCCGAAACGTTCGAACAATTTCTCCATACTCGGTATTTAGGACAAAAGCGTTTCTCGCTTGAAGGAGCTGAAACGTTGATCGCTGCCTTGGACGGCATCATCCAACATGCCCCGGAAGCAGGTGTTGAGGAGGCAGTAGTGGGCATGGCTCATAGAGGACGCCTAAACGTATTGGCGAATATCCTACGAAAGTCCTATGAATTTGTATTTCAGGAGTTCTCCGAGAACTACATGCCCAACACGGCATTTGGAGATGGAGATGTGAAATACCACCTCGGATTTCACTCCATGATCACTACCAATGCCGGGCCACAAGTCGAGCTACAGATCGCTGCCAATCCCAGCCACCTGGAAGCGGTGGATCCGGTCGTGCAAGGAAAAGTCAGAGCAAGACAACGGATTCGTGGAGATAAAGAAAGAAGGCGAGTATTGCCAATCTTGATACACGGAGATGCGGCATTTGCCGGACAAGGAGTGGTGGCAGAGACCTTAAATTTCTCACAATTGCAAGGCTATCGCACTGGAGGAACCGTTCACATCATTGTGAATAACCAGATTGGCTTCACCACACTACCACACGATGCACGTTCCAGTCAGTATGCCACTGATGTAGCGAAGATGATCGAGGCTCCTATCTTCCATGTAAATGGAGACGACCCACTTTCAGTTGTGATGATCACAGAGCTCGCTCTTGAATTTCGACAGAAGTTTCAAAGAGACGTGGTGATTGATATGTATTGCTATCGCAAACAAGGACACAACGAGACGGATGAACCAGCGTTTACCCAACCCACACTCTACAAAGAGATCCGCAACCATAAGAGTATTTCTCAAATCCTATCGGAGCAACTGGTAGAAGCAGGTACGTTGAACCGGGAAACATATCAACAGATTGAGAAAAAATTTAAGGCAACGCTGGAGGCCGCATTCACATCCGTTAAGAGCAAACAGGAAAAACTGGAGCAGGATCCAGATAAGGAAGCTGAGCTGAACGCGATGAAGTCGGAACGCAAACGGCTGAAGCAACAAGGTACGCACTACTCTTTTGATCCGATAACGACAGCCGTAGATCGAAACCTATTAGAGAAAGTCATCACTAAACTCACGACGACTCCAGACGGCTTCAACGCCAACCCTAAGATCAAGCGCCTCATAGCCGGCCGTAAAAAAGCCTTCGACGATAACCTGCCGATTGATTGGGCTTATGCCGAATCGCTCGCCTTTGGAACCTTACTAGCGGAGGGCACTCCGGTTCGTTTGAGTGGACAGGACTCGCGCCGCGGAACGTTCAGCCAACGGCATTCGGTATTCTACGACATCCAGGATCGAGACCGCTACATCCCGCTTAAGAACATCGACGATGAGCAGGCACAATTCTGCGTTTACAACTCAACGCTCTCCGAAGCAGCCATACTCGGATTCGATTATGGTTACTCCTTGGATTACCCAAAGATGCTTTGTCTCTGGGAGGCACAATTTGGTGATTTTGTGAACGGTGCCCAGGTCATCATCGACCAGTTTATTTCAAGCAGTGAAACCAAGTGGCAACGAATATCCGGAATCGTGATGCTTCTGCCTCACGGCTACGAAGGACAGGGTCCGGAACACTCCTCAGCGCGCCTTGAACGCTTTCTTCAAGCCTGTGCGGAAAATAATATCCAGGTCTGCAACCTGTCCACACCGGCTCAATATTTCCATGTTCTCCGCAGACAAATGCGACGCGACTTTCGCAAACCGCTGGTGATCATGGCTCCAAAAAGTATGCTGCGAAATAAAGATGCGGTAAGCCCATTCAGCGAATTAGAGACCGGGCGATTCCATGAAATAATGGAAGACGATGAAGCCCCCAAGAAACCAAAGCGCATCGTTCTTTGTTCAGGCAAGGTGTATTGGGATCTATACAATCATCGCAAAGATAACGCCATCGACGACACCGTAATTCTGCGAGTGGAACAACTATACCCATTGAATAAGGAACGGTTGAAAGAACTGGCCGACAAGCATAGTGATGCGTCGTCTATCGTTTGGTGTCAGGAAGAGCCTCAAAACATGGGAGCCTGGACCTTCATTGCGCCTCGACTGGAAACCTTATTTGGGAAAACGCCAGCTTATGCCGGACGAAGCAGCAGTGCCAGTACCGCGGTAGGTTCCTTGGCACTTCATAAATACGAACAAAGCGAACTCATTTCCCAAGCATTCAGCCTTTAA
- a CDS encoding rRNA pseudouridine synthase — protein MSEHNTERLQKFLAQAGVASRRKAERLIEEGRVTVNGQVAQIGQKVNGEVDHIFFDGRRIQKSGTPKVVLVLNKPTGYTCTHADPYAKRTIYELLPKNFQADSTLHCAGRLDRDSQGLIVITNDGDLTYSLTHPSQKVLKHYRVVVDKEFPFHLVGDMIKGVRDEGELLRAEAVLPNPGKPRELDVTLNHGKKREIRRLLKQLGFDVLQLERFKIGKYGIQGLRSGSVKRLTEAEKELLLS, from the coding sequence ATGTCTGAGCACAATACAGAAAGACTTCAAAAATTCCTTGCCCAGGCTGGCGTGGCTTCTCGACGTAAAGCCGAAAGGCTCATAGAAGAAGGCCGCGTAACCGTGAACGGACAGGTCGCCCAGATCGGTCAAAAGGTGAATGGTGAGGTAGATCATATCTTCTTCGACGGTCGCCGTATACAAAAGTCTGGGACACCCAAAGTCGTTTTGGTTCTAAACAAACCAACGGGATACACCTGTACCCATGCGGATCCCTATGCAAAGAGGACTATTTATGAGTTGCTGCCGAAAAACTTTCAGGCAGATAGTACCCTTCACTGCGCGGGTCGCTTGGATCGTGACAGCCAAGGCCTGATTGTTATCACGAATGATGGCGATCTCACCTATTCACTCACTCACCCTTCCCAGAAAGTCCTGAAACACTACCGGGTAGTCGTTGATAAGGAGTTTCCATTCCACCTAGTAGGAGACATGATCAAGGGTGTTCGAGATGAGGGCGAACTTCTCCGAGCGGAAGCGGTGTTGCCTAACCCCGGCAAGCCCCGGGAGTTGGATGTCACCCTTAATCATGGCAAAAAACGAGAGATCCGACGGCTTCTAAAGCAACTTGGGTTTGACGTTCTCCAGCTAGAACGTTTCAAAATTGGAAAATACGGGATCCAAGGCCTACGTTCTGGGTCCGTAAAAAGGCTCACAGAAGCAGAAAAGGAGTTGTTGTTGTCCTAA
- the odhB gene encoding 2-oxoglutarate dehydrogenase complex dihydrolipoyllysine-residue succinyltransferase: MATEVKVPPVGESISSGILAVWHVKEGDHVKRDQLLFELETDKITSEGLAEVSGIISIKTEEGEEVDIGQVVAVIEESEAEDEGETEAPEPTTTSETAAQAEAQEDAPVSPAVRRIAAETGVDPANIEGSGKGGRVTKGDMLEASADSTEKQEAPAAAPTQNLERTSRKKMSGLRSKIADRLVQAQQEAAILTTFNEVDMSAVMQLRKQHQEKFVAKYGHKLGFMSFFVKAVVIALKEVPGVNAQIDGNEIVTNHYYDIGIAVGTEKGLIVPVVRDCDKKSFSGIEADILQYAGKARDGKLAIEDLQGGVFTITNGGIYGSMLSTPILNRPQSGILGMHSIQERPMAVNGEVVIKPMMYLALSYDHRLVDGKEAVTFLIKVKEAIEDPTTLLFEI, from the coding sequence ATGGCCACAGAAGTAAAAGTTCCACCCGTTGGAGAATCGATCAGCTCAGGTATCCTGGCTGTCTGGCATGTCAAAGAAGGTGATCACGTCAAACGAGACCAATTACTGTTTGAGTTAGAAACCGACAAGATTACATCAGAAGGCTTGGCGGAAGTAAGCGGTATTATTTCCATCAAGACAGAGGAAGGTGAAGAAGTAGATATAGGCCAGGTGGTAGCGGTCATCGAAGAATCAGAAGCGGAGGACGAAGGAGAAACTGAAGCGCCTGAACCTACCACGACGTCCGAAACTGCAGCCCAAGCTGAGGCACAAGAAGATGCACCCGTTTCACCTGCTGTTCGACGAATAGCTGCAGAAACAGGGGTCGACCCAGCCAATATTGAAGGCTCTGGAAAAGGAGGCCGTGTCACCAAAGGCGACATGCTCGAAGCCAGCGCGGACTCTACTGAAAAACAAGAAGCACCGGCAGCAGCTCCTACGCAAAACCTAGAAAGAACTTCGCGGAAAAAAATGTCGGGACTGCGCAGCAAAATTGCTGATCGACTAGTCCAAGCACAACAGGAAGCGGCTATACTCACGACCTTCAACGAAGTTGATATGAGTGCGGTCATGCAGTTGAGAAAACAGCATCAGGAAAAGTTTGTAGCCAAGTACGGTCATAAACTCGGTTTCATGTCTTTTTTCGTTAAAGCGGTTGTGATTGCCTTGAAGGAAGTCCCCGGGGTAAATGCCCAGATAGACGGAAACGAGATCGTCACCAACCACTACTACGACATCGGTATCGCGGTTGGGACTGAAAAAGGTCTGATTGTTCCGGTCGTGAGAGATTGCGACAAAAAATCATTCTCAGGTATCGAGGCAGACATCCTTCAATATGCCGGTAAAGCGCGCGATGGAAAACTGGCCATTGAAGATCTTCAAGGTGGCGTATTTACAATCACTAACGGCGGTATTTATGGCTCCATGTTATCAACTCCCATTTTGAATCGACCGCAAAGTGGAATCCTCGGAATGCATTCCATCCAGGAGCGCCCCATGGCTGTTAATGGTGAAGTCGTTATAAAGCCGATGATGTATTTGGCGCTCTCATACGACCACCGCTTGGTCGATGGAAAAGAAGCCGTTACCTTCCTTATTAAAGTGAAGGAAGCGATTGAAGATCCCACCACACTCCTTTTCGAAATTTAG
- the fabG gene encoding 3-oxoacyl-[acyl-carrier-protein] reductase: MNLTFNDRIAVVTGAGRGIGKAIAESLAAEGVHVVCVSVNPASCGSAAEAILANGGKASSLAVDVGDSSAVGEACKQLIEEHGGIDILVNNAGITKDNLLIRMSEEDWQAVIDTNLSSCFYWAKGLVRPMTRKRWGRIINVSSVSGIIGNPGQLNYASAKAGMIAFAKTLAKELATRSITSNVVAPGFIATDMTSSFQEGDLSEQVLAQIPLKRFGDPKDIANMVTYLASEEANYITGQVFTVDGGMTI, from the coding sequence ATGAACCTGACTTTTAATGATCGAATAGCGGTTGTAACCGGTGCCGGAAGAGGCATCGGAAAAGCAATTGCTGAATCCTTGGCCGCTGAAGGAGTTCATGTGGTTTGTGTGAGTGTGAATCCCGCGAGTTGTGGATCCGCTGCAGAGGCCATTCTGGCCAATGGTGGCAAAGCCTCTTCTCTGGCCGTGGATGTGGGGGACTCCAGTGCTGTTGGGGAAGCCTGCAAACAACTGATCGAGGAACATGGTGGGATCGATATCCTGGTAAATAACGCCGGAATCACAAAAGATAATCTTCTGATACGTATGTCCGAGGAGGACTGGCAGGCTGTCATTGATACCAACCTCAGTAGCTGTTTTTACTGGGCTAAAGGCCTGGTTCGTCCCATGACCCGCAAGCGGTGGGGTCGCATTATTAATGTGTCCTCTGTAAGTGGTATCATTGGAAATCCCGGGCAGCTCAATTATGCGAGCGCTAAAGCGGGCATGATTGCCTTTGCTAAGACTTTGGCGAAAGAGTTGGCCACTCGCTCCATTACCTCGAATGTGGTTGCTCCTGGTTTTATTGCGACCGACATGACCAGCTCTTTTCAGGAAGGGGATTTATCAGAGCAGGTTTTGGCGCAAATTCCTTTAAAACGATTCGGAGACCCCAAAGACATCGCCAATATGGTAACCTACCTGGCTTCTGAGGAAGCGAATTATATTACTGGTCAGGTTTTTACTGTTGACGGCGGTATGACGATTTAA
- the fabF gene encoding beta-ketoacyl-ACP synthase II: MTSFLNDRRVVVTGMGVLTSLGDTPDAFYDNLLNGVSGIDSVKAFDTTDYPCKIGAEIQDWDPTRVMDIKESRRNDRYTQFALYAALEAFKDSGIDISQEDPYRVGVFVGSGIGGMDTIEKQSFTLFDRGPRRVSPFMIPMLIANMGCGKVAIDLGAKGPNFGIVSACTTGTNSIGEALRHIRYGDADVMVAGGSEASVTKLAYAGFCQMKAMSTQNDNPQKASQPFNAGRDGFVMGEGAGVIVIESLEHALNRGANILCEISGYGGTCDAYHITAPDTSGEGLENAMRIALKDAGIAPEEVDYVNAHGTSTPYNDKIETQSIKNCLGDHAKKVAISSTKSMTGHLLGAAGGIEAVACVKSIMTGEIPPTINLDDQDPECDLDYTPNTKETLDVRVAMSNNLGFGGHNGSLVFKRYEA; encoded by the coding sequence ATGACTAGCTTCCTAAATGACAGACGGGTCGTTGTTACCGGTATGGGTGTACTCACATCTTTGGGTGACACTCCGGATGCCTTTTACGACAATCTGTTGAATGGAGTCAGTGGGATCGATTCGGTTAAGGCATTTGATACCACCGATTACCCCTGTAAGATTGGGGCGGAGATACAAGATTGGGACCCGACCAGGGTCATGGACATAAAAGAGTCCCGCCGTAACGATCGATATACTCAATTTGCACTCTATGCTGCTTTGGAAGCCTTTAAGGATTCCGGCATCGATATCAGCCAGGAAGATCCTTACCGTGTAGGTGTCTTCGTGGGTTCTGGAATCGGAGGGATGGACACGATTGAGAAACAATCGTTTACCCTTTTCGACCGTGGGCCTCGTAGAGTTTCTCCATTTATGATTCCTATGCTCATTGCGAACATGGGTTGCGGTAAGGTTGCGATCGATCTTGGCGCAAAAGGACCCAACTTCGGAATCGTCAGTGCCTGCACAACAGGAACCAATTCCATTGGAGAAGCACTACGACATATACGTTATGGTGATGCCGATGTGATGGTCGCTGGGGGCAGTGAAGCCAGTGTCACAAAGTTGGCTTATGCGGGCTTTTGTCAGATGAAGGCCATGAGTACTCAGAATGATAATCCTCAGAAAGCGAGCCAACCTTTCAATGCTGGCCGTGATGGATTTGTCATGGGTGAGGGAGCTGGCGTGATTGTGATTGAATCATTGGAGCACGCTCTAAACCGTGGAGCCAATATTTTGTGTGAGATTTCCGGATACGGGGGCACTTGTGATGCTTATCATATTACAGCTCCTGATACTTCAGGTGAAGGTTTGGAGAATGCGATGCGTATCGCATTGAAGGATGCTGGAATTGCTCCGGAAGAAGTAGACTATGTAAATGCTCATGGCACTTCTACTCCCTACAACGACAAGATTGAGACTCAATCGATTAAAAATTGCCTGGGTGATCACGCTAAGAAAGTTGCGATCAGTTCCACCAAATCAATGACCGGACACTTGTTGGGTGCTGCGGGAGGGATTGAAGCAGTTGCTTGTGTGAAATCAATTATGACTGGGGAAATTCCACCTACGATTAACTTGGACGATCAAGATCCGGAGTGCGACCTCGACTACACCCCCAACACCAAAGAAACGTTAGATGTTCGGGTAGCCATGAGTAACAATCTTGGGTTTGGCGGCCATAACGGATCGCTCGTATTCAAGCGTTACGAAGCCTAG
- a CDS encoding RDD family protein: protein MKPAPAWVRLLAGAADAIVAGLFSLAIIIFFLIPVFYPETQTILYEYTEQATESLTGNTELARQLLENTAVRNMVFASQIINYSLFFFYYLLNEWILRGSSFGKKIFGIKTVRRNPEEALSPNTLFLRAWLKTLFLLFHPILWITFIWAVFQKDRRSVHDLITGTWVID from the coding sequence ATGAAACCAGCCCCGGCGTGGGTACGGTTACTTGCCGGAGCAGCAGATGCCATTGTGGCAGGTTTGTTTTCTCTGGCTATCATCATCTTTTTCCTGATTCCCGTGTTTTACCCAGAGACTCAGACCATACTGTACGAATATACCGAACAAGCCACCGAATCACTCACCGGAAATACTGAGCTTGCTCGACAACTACTTGAGAACACCGCCGTTCGAAACATGGTGTTCGCGAGCCAGATTATCAATTATTCGCTCTTCTTCTTTTATTACCTCCTCAATGAATGGATCCTTCGAGGAAGCTCATTTGGCAAAAAGATATTTGGAATCAAAACAGTCAGACGGAACCCGGAAGAGGCACTATCGCCCAACACCTTGTTTCTAAGAGCCTGGCTCAAAACACTATTTTTACTTTTTCACCCAATTCTTTGGATCACCTTTATTTGGGCGGTATTCCAGAAGGATAGGCGATCGGTACACGATTTAATTACGGGTACCTGGGTAATTGATTAG
- a CDS encoding acyl carrier protein produces MADKTTEERVTEIIVNQLNVNEEQVTPEASFLDDLGADSLDTVELIMAFEEEFKDEIDGEIPESDAEKLQTVGNVISYIKEESQ; encoded by the coding sequence ATGGCAGATAAAACAACTGAAGAACGCGTTACTGAAATCATCGTTAATCAGCTCAACGTAAACGAAGAGCAAGTTACTCCTGAGGCATCCTTCTTGGATGATTTAGGTGCCGACTCTCTCGACACCGTAGAGCTGATCATGGCGTTTGAAGAAGAGTTCAAAGACGAGATCGATGGGGAGATTCCTGAGTCCGACGCTGAAAAGCTACAGACTGTAGGAAATGTAATTTCCTACATCAAAGAAGAGTCTCAATAG